The Clostridium sp. AWRP genome has a window encoding:
- a CDS encoding MerR family DNA-binding transcriptional regulator, translating into MFKIGDFSKLTMVSIRMLRYYDEAGLFKPAQIDTFTGYRYYSAKQITKLNLIKRYYTII; encoded by the coding sequence ATGTTTAAAATTGGAGATTTTTCTAAACTAACAATGGTATCTATACGGATGCTTCGATATTATGATGAGGCAGGACTTTTTAAACCTGCTCAAATAGATACCTTCACTGGATATAGATATTATTCAGCTAAGCAAATTACTAAGCTTAATCTCATTAAGAGATACTATACCATCATATGA
- a CDS encoding GyrI-like domain-containing protein → MAYATYHDEDYKEGPVDVEVAVVVEKLLNDADGFTFKETVPIDQVVSILVPGEFSNIAPAYNYLGQWIEENEYGICSSARELPLKGPCNESNPSDYLTEIQVPVKKI, encoded by the coding sequence ATTGCTTATGCCACCTATCATGATGAAGATTATAAAGAAGGGCCAGTTGACGTGGAAGTTGCAGTTGTTGTTGAAAAATTATTAAATGATGCTGATGGTTTTACTTTCAAAGAAACTGTACCAATAGACCAGGTTGTAAGCATCTTAGTTCCAGGTGAATTTTCAAATATTGCTCCTGCATATAATTATCTTGGACAATGGATTGAAGAAAATGAATATGGTATATGTAGTAGTGCCCGTGAATTGCCTCTAAAAGGACCTTGTAATGAATCAAATCCTAGTGATTACCTAACTGAAATACAAGTCCCAGTAAAAAAAATATAG
- the ltrA gene encoding group II intron reverse transcriptase/maturase: MINELLGIQYNIEKARLDGKVQNLAYYINESAIIASHKEMDRKKAKGIDGVSKDDYSVNLKANVERLLKQMRNGSYQPEPIRRTYIPKDGSKKMRPLGISCYEDKLVENVIAKILIEVYEPKFFNESYGFRPNRNCHQAIREIIEDVQYHKVSYIVEADIKGFFNNVDHEWLIKFLEHDIADKKFIEIIKKFLKAGIMENGKYLDSERGTPQGNGASPVLANIYLHYVLDYWFAVKIKRKCKGEAYLIRYCDDFVCCFQNKWEADGFYQKLIERFDKFGLEFALEKTKILEFGRFAKKNRANRGLRKPETFDFLGFTFYCSEDGKKGFFRCKVKTSKKKFRSKVKTMKEWIKKNRIMPVGELIKKINQKLRGHYQYYGVTDNTRSVKCYQNVVKWLLFKWLNRRSQRKSYTIETFYNGLLRTFPLLEPKISVSLFYR; the protein is encoded by the coding sequence ATGATTAATGAGCTACTTGGAATACAATATAATATAGAAAAAGCTAGATTAGATGGAAAGGTTCAAAACCTTGCATATTATATCAATGAAAGTGCTATTATAGCTAGCCATAAAGAAATGGATAGAAAGAAAGCAAAAGGCATTGATGGAGTATCAAAAGATGATTATTCTGTAAATCTAAAAGCTAATGTGGAACGTTTGTTAAAGCAAATGAGAAATGGGAGCTATCAGCCAGAACCTATAAGAAGAACGTATATTCCAAAAGACGGAAGCAAGAAGATGAGACCTCTAGGAATATCTTGCTATGAAGATAAGCTAGTAGAAAACGTAATAGCAAAGATATTAATAGAAGTATATGAACCTAAATTCTTTAATGAATCCTATGGATTTAGACCAAATAGAAACTGCCATCAAGCAATTAGAGAAATCATAGAGGATGTTCAATATCATAAGGTGAGTTACATTGTTGAAGCTGATATAAAAGGATTCTTTAATAATGTTGATCATGAATGGTTAATAAAGTTCCTGGAACATGATATTGCAGATAAGAAATTTATAGAGATAATTAAGAAATTCTTAAAAGCTGGAATAATGGAAAATGGTAAATACCTAGACAGTGAACGAGGAACACCGCAAGGTAATGGAGCATCTCCAGTTCTTGCAAATATATATTTACATTATGTACTGGACTATTGGTTTGCTGTCAAAATCAAAAGGAAATGCAAAGGCGAAGCCTATTTGATAAGATATTGTGATGATTTTGTATGTTGCTTTCAAAATAAATGGGAGGCAGATGGGTTTTATCAAAAGCTAATAGAAAGATTCGATAAATTTGGATTAGAATTTGCTTTAGAGAAAACTAAGATACTAGAGTTTGGTAGATTTGCAAAGAAAAATAGAGCAAATCGAGGATTAAGAAAGCCAGAAACCTTTGACTTTCTTGGATTTACATTCTATTGTAGTGAAGATGGTAAGAAAGGATTCTTTCGATGTAAGGTTAAGACTAGTAAGAAGAAATTCAGAAGTAAAGTTAAGACTATGAAAGAATGGATTAAGAAGAATAGGATAATGCCAGTAGGTGAATTGATTAAGAAAATTAATCAGAAACTAAGAGGACACTATCAGTATTATGGGGTCACTGATAATACAAGAAGTGTGAAGTGCTATCAAAATGTTGTAAAATGGTTGCTCTTTAAATGGTTAAATAGAAGAAGCCAAAGGAAGAGCTATACAATAGAAACATTTTACAATGGTTTATTGAGAACTTTTCCGTTATTAGAACCGAAAATAAGCGTAAGTTTATTCTATAGATGA
- a CDS encoding SRPBCC family protein yields the protein MKESTITTTFKADIKKVWEVVTNNNKYEWRSDLSKIDVSEDGNSFTEYTKNNFPTKFNITLKKPYERYEFDMSNKNMEGHWIGAFSPANNGTQIEFTEKVSVNNPIMNLFAGLYLKKQQSLYIADLKKELGE from the coding sequence ATGAAGGAATCAACTATTACAACTACATTTAAAGCCGATATTAAAAAAGTATGGGAAGTAGTTACAAATAACAATAAATATGAATGGCGGAGTGATTTAAGTAAAATTGATGTTTCAGAAGATGGAAACTCTTTTACAGAATATACAAAAAATAATTTTCCTACTAAATTTAACATTACTTTAAAAAAGCCTTATGAGCGATATGAATTTGATATGTCTAACAAAAATATGGAAGGTCATTGGATTGGAGCTTTTAGTCCTGCTAATAATGGTACCCAGATTGAGTTTACAGAAAAGGTATCAGTAAATAATCCTATAATGAATTTGTTTGCAGGTTTGTATCTAAAAAAACAGCAGTCACTTTATATAGCAGATTTAAAAAAGGAATTAGGTGAATAA
- a CDS encoding AAA family ATPase, with protein MKNLIFINGTMGVGKTAASKELQKLLPKCVFLDGDWCWNMSPFIVTDETKRMVINNITYMLNNFISCSEYENIIFCWVMHMQSILDDVLSRINKRGCKVYKFSLICSEKSLIERITKDIENGTRTEDVIDRSVPRLNNYLKMDTDKIDVNEISAKDAAEIMYKRIIAT; from the coding sequence ATAAAAAATCTTATTTTCATAAATGGAACAATGGGTGTAGGAAAGACAGCAGCAAGTAAAGAGTTACAAAAACTGCTGCCTAAATGTGTCTTTCTTGATGGTGATTGGTGCTGGAATATGTCACCTTTCATTGTTACGGATGAAACTAAAAGGATGGTAATTAATAATATTACATATATGCTAAATAATTTCATTTCATGTTCGGAATATGAAAATATTATATTTTGTTGGGTAATGCATATGCAGAGTATTCTTGATGATGTACTATCTAGAATAAACAAAAGGGGCTGTAAGGTTTACAAGTTTTCTCTTATATGTTCAGAAAAATCATTAATTGAACGAATTACAAAAGATATTGAAAATGGAACCAGAACAGAAGATGTTATTGATAGAAGTGTGCCCAGATTAAACAATTATCTGAAAATGGATACAGATAAAATAGATGTAAATGAAATTTCAGCAAAAGATGCAGCAGAAATAATGTATAAACGCATCATAGCAACATAA
- a CDS encoding nitroreductase family protein, producing MIEEISARRSIRKYIDREVENEKILQLIEGARLAPSGSNTQPWHFIVVKSESNRQKISRVCHNQKWMLSAPVFIACVADIRCRIDEKIAVSLDENSPEEELKQIIRDTSISVEHILLGANNMGLGTCWVGWFIQNEIRPILNIPDDKYVIGIITLGYADEKPKPRPRKKLEEIIHYESWK from the coding sequence ATGATTGAAGAGATTTCAGCACGCAGGAGTATAAGAAAATACATAGATAGAGAAGTTGAAAATGAAAAAATACTGCAGTTGATTGAAGGTGCAAGGCTTGCTCCATCAGGAAGTAATACTCAACCGTGGCATTTTATTGTGGTAAAATCAGAATCAAATAGGCAAAAAATATCACGAGTATGTCATAATCAGAAATGGATGCTTTCTGCTCCAGTTTTTATTGCTTGTGTAGCAGACATACGCTGCAGAATAGATGAGAAAATAGCTGTGTCATTGGATGAAAACAGTCCGGAAGAGGAACTTAAACAGATAATTAGAGATACTTCAATTTCTGTAGAACATATATTGCTTGGAGCTAATAACATGGGGTTAGGTACTTGCTGGGTCGGATGGTTTATACAAAATGAAATAAGACCAATTTTAAATATACCTGATGATAAATATGTAATTGGAATTATCACACTTGGTTATGCAGATGAAAAGCCTAAACCTCGTCCACGAAAGAAACTGGAAGAAATTATACATTATGAAAGCTGGAAGTAA